Proteins found in one Rhipicephalus microplus isolate Deutch F79 unplaced genomic scaffold, USDA_Rmic scaffold_34, whole genome shotgun sequence genomic segment:
- the LOC119165085 gene encoding uncharacterized protein LOC119165085 gives MALDGVAPKKLSLNLQQPAPFDFVNPGTWPAWLSRYEDYAVVSGLTQASGDMQVRSLLYCMGPEARPLLETFSLDTASHASFQAVAASFTDHFVHPANELYESSRFHRRVQLPDESVDAYYAELCRMVKRCNYPSAEVEQRLVRDRFVVGLRDSRLSHQLYRNAKLTLKEAWMQARQSEDADKEKTLPQNCAEHSRELHLDAVRDKRPSPPRKAERSCQPSACEFCGRAPHPRSNCPARHSVCNFCKKKGHFTEVCRARQAKQKLGSIQLHAVGTLAAAKFVDITVDNYTAQFKVDSGAEVSAVPSDFPALPAKLDPVNSLLTGPGSQPLRVLGSYMARLRWHGKMSSQRLYVIQSLTVPLLGLPALQALEVVKFLDELQTPKATLRAELFQGLGTLKDEYTILLRPGAVPFSLSVPRRIPIPLRGVVRHELDKLEEGGVIRKVDNLTPWCSGLVVVRKADGSYRLCVDLTQLNKVVLRERHILPTVEQVLGDATVFSKLDATASFHQVKLSANSQELTTFITPFGRYCFCRLPFGITSAPEYFQKQMARILEGQEGVANMIDDILVFGRTREERDARLSQVLSRLAKAGITLNQDNCRFGVSEVSFLGVIVSAQGIRPSPDKVEAIKAMKAPTDIAGVRRLLGMVNHLARFLPCISEVTAPIRALLNKSATWVWQHEQNAAFKKIKELLTSRPLHGQVPSIIRHHSFG, from the coding sequence ATGGCCCTCGACGGAGTGGCGCCGAAAAAGCTCAGCCTCAACCTCCAGCAGCCCGCACCGTTCGACTTCGTGAACCCGGGAACCTGGCCAGCATGGCTCAGCCGCTACGAGGACTACGCCGTCGTTTCCGGCCTGACTCAAGCATCCGGCGACATGCAGGTACGCTCGTTGTTGTACTGCATGGGGCCGGAGGCCCGCCCACTTCTTGAGACGTTCTCGCTCGACACCGCATCACACGCCTCATTTCAAGCGGTTGCCGCCAGCTTCACCGACCACTTCGTGCATCCGGCGAATGAACTGTACGAATCGTCGCGTTTTCACCGGCGTGTTCAGTTACCCGACGAGAGCGTCGACGCCTACTACGCCGAACTGTGTAGAATGGTGAAGCGGTGCAACTATCCGTCAGCTGAGGTGGAGCAAAGGCTTGTACGCGATAGATTCGTCGTTGGCCTCCGTGACTCGCGCCTTTCGCACCAGCTTTACCGGAACGCGAAGTTGACGCTCAAAGAAGCATGGATGCAGGCCCGTCAATCAGAAGAcgccgacaaagaaaaaacgttgCCTCAAAACTGCGCAGAGCACTCCCGTGAGCTACACCTCGACGCCGTACGAGATAAGCGGCCGTCGCCCCCGCGGAAAGCAGAGCGCTCCTGCCAGCCGTCAGCATGTGAATTCTGCGGCCGCGCGCCACATCCACGTTCTAACTGCCCTGCTCGACACTCCGTCTGCAACTTCTGCAAAAAGAAAGGACACTTTACGGAAGTGTGCCGCGCGCGGCAGGCAAAACAGAAGCTCGGCTCCATTCAGCTACACGCTGTCGGGACGCTCGCCGCGGCAAAGTTCGTCGACATCACCGTTGACAACTACACAGCGCAGTTCAAGGTCGATTCCGGAGCCGAGGTGTCCGCCGTTCCGAGCGACTTCCCTGCATTGCCGGCCAAGCTCGACCCCGTCAACAGCCTGCTCACCGGACCTGGCAGTCAGCCGCTGCGCGTGCtgggttcgtacatggcgagactTCGGTGGCACGGGAAAATGAGCTCTCAGCGCTTGTACGTGATCCAGTCTCTCACCGTACCTCTTCTTGGACTGCCGGCGCTTCAAGCTctggaagttgtaaagtttctcgaCGAACTTCAGACTCCGAAAGCAACATTGCGTGCTGAGCTCTTCCAGGGATTGGGCACCCTCAAAGACGAGTACACTATTCTTCTGAGACCTGGCGCCGTACCCTTCTCCCTAAGTGTGCCTCGCAGGATTCCCATCCCGCTACGCGGGGTCGTCCGTCACGAGCTTGACAAACTGGAGGAAGGAGGCGTGATCCGCAAAGTCGACAACCTAACCCCGTGGTGCTCTGGTCTCGTTGTAGTACGGAAAGCCGATGGTTCCTACCGGCTGTGCGTTGACTTGACTCAGCTGAACAAGGTGGTCCTTCGGGAACGCCACATCCTACCAACTGTAGAGCAAGTCCTTGGCGACGCAACAGTTTTCTCCAAGCTGGATGCAACAGCCAGTTTTCATCAGGTTAAACTATCTGCAAACTCCCAAGAGCTCACAACGTTCATCACCCCATTTGGCCGATACTGCTTCTGCCGGCTCCCCTTTGGCATCACCtccgcgccggagtacttccaaaAACAGATGGCCAGGATCCTGGAGGGCCAGGAAGGAGTCGCCAATATGATAGACGACATTCTGGTCTTTGGGCGCACCCGCGAGGAGCGCGATGCCAGACTGAGCCAGGTGCTGTCTCGCCTTGCAAAAGCAGGCATCACGTTGAACCAAGACAACTGTCGTTTTGGTGTCTCCGAAGTCTCCTTCCTAGGAGTCATCGTTTCAGCACAAGGCATCAGGCCAAGTCCAGACAAGGTCGAAGCAATCAAAGCCATGAAGGCTCCAACCGACATCGCAGGTGTCCGGCGACTGCTCGGAATGGTGAACCATCTTGCCCGGTTTTTGCCTTGCATCTCGGAGGTCACAGCTCCCATCAGAGCACTTCTAAACAAGTCTGCGACTTGGGTGTGGCAGCATGAACAAAATGCTGCATTCAAGAAAATCAAGGAACTCCTGACATCAAGACCGTTGCATGGCCAAGTACCATCCATCATACGCCACCACAGTTTCGGCTGA